A window of the Microbulbifer aggregans genome harbors these coding sequences:
- the nusA gene encoding transcription termination factor NusA: MNKEILLVAEAVSNEKGVDQEIIFQAIEAALATATKKRYDEDSTIEVIIDRRSGDYETYRSWEVVDDDTLAELGTQFTLEEAHEKDTELKAGDVYREQVENVEFGRIAAQTAKQVIVQKVREAERAKVVEEYRDRVGDLVSGTVKKVTRDFIAVDLGNNAEARLPRDQLVGREIFRMGDRVRAILLEIQPEARGPQLMLSRSCPEMLIELFRIEVPEIAEEVIEIKGAARDPGLRAKIAVTTNDGRIDPVGACVGMRGARVQAVSNELSGERVDIVLWDDNPAQFVINAMAPAEIESIVVDEDAGSMDVAVAEENLAMAIGRSGQNVRLASELTQWQINVMSVEEWQSKQEAESSTVMETFMERLDIDEDVAGVLVDEGFTTLEEVAYVPLEEMLGIEGFDEEIAEELRARAKDALLTQALASEEQLDASEPQEDLLNMEGMDRQLAYQLASRGIASMEDLAEQAVDDLLEIDGVDQERAAALIMKAREPWFADDAGEQA, translated from the coding sequence ATGAACAAAGAGATCTTGCTGGTAGCCGAAGCGGTTTCCAACGAGAAGGGCGTTGACCAGGAAATTATTTTCCAGGCGATCGAGGCGGCTTTGGCAACAGCCACCAAGAAACGCTACGACGAGGACTCCACTATTGAGGTGATCATCGATCGCCGCAGCGGTGACTACGAGACCTACCGCAGCTGGGAAGTTGTGGATGACGATACCCTGGCCGAACTGGGTACCCAGTTCACCCTCGAAGAGGCTCACGAGAAAGATACTGAGCTGAAGGCCGGCGACGTTTACCGCGAGCAGGTAGAAAACGTGGAGTTTGGCCGCATCGCCGCCCAGACCGCCAAGCAGGTCATCGTGCAGAAGGTTCGCGAAGCCGAGCGTGCCAAGGTGGTCGAGGAATACCGCGATCGCGTCGGCGATCTGGTGAGCGGAACCGTCAAGAAAGTGACCCGCGACTTTATCGCCGTGGATCTGGGCAATAACGCCGAGGCGCGCCTGCCCCGGGACCAGCTGGTTGGTCGCGAGATTTTCCGCATGGGTGACCGCGTGCGCGCCATCCTGCTGGAAATCCAGCCGGAGGCCCGCGGCCCGCAGCTGATGCTGAGCCGCTCCTGCCCGGAGATGCTGATCGAGCTGTTCCGCATTGAAGTGCCGGAAATTGCTGAAGAGGTTATCGAGATCAAGGGCGCAGCCCGCGATCCGGGTCTGCGCGCCAAGATCGCCGTGACCACCAACGATGGCCGTATTGACCCGGTCGGTGCCTGTGTCGGTATGCGTGGTGCGCGCGTACAGGCGGTCTCCAACGAGCTGTCTGGCGAGCGTGTCGATATCGTTCTGTGGGACGACAACCCGGCACAGTTCGTCATCAACGCCATGGCTCCAGCCGAGATCGAGTCCATCGTCGTTGATGAAGATGCCGGTTCTATGGATGTTGCCGTGGCGGAAGAGAATCTCGCCATGGCCATCGGCCGCAGCGGCCAGAACGTGCGCCTGGCGTCCGAACTGACCCAGTGGCAGATCAACGTGATGAGTGTCGAGGAGTGGCAGTCCAAACAGGAAGCCGAATCCAGCACCGTCATGGAAACCTTTATGGAGCGCCTGGACATCGACGAGGATGTGGCTGGCGTACTGGTGGATGAAGGCTTCACCACTCTTGAAGAAGTGGCCTACGTACCGCTGGAAGAAATGCTGGGCATTGAGGGCTTCGACGAGGAAATCGCCGAAGAGCTCCGCGCCCGTGCCAAGGATGCCCTGTTGACCCAGGCGCTGGCCTCCGAGGAGCAGTTGGATGCCTCCGAACCGCAGGAAGACCTGCTGAATATGGAAGGGATGGATCGTCAGCTGGCCTACCAGCTGGCCAGCCGGGGTATCGCCTCCATGGAAGACCTCGCCGAGCAGGCGGTTGATGACCTGCTGGAAATCGACGGTGTCGACCAGGAGCGCGCTGCCGCGCTGATCATGAAAGCGCGCGAGCCCTGGTTCGCGGACGACGCCGGCGAACAGGCGTAA